One part of the Opitutaceae bacterium genome encodes these proteins:
- a CDS encoding cytochrome b N-terminal domain-containing protein: protein MSHHHHPDIDCEELAETLVPGTAPAVEPPLPPVRGARLLSAGDGVLTRLDTLIERAWPRAFNPLAQLGPSANAMLVLAVLSGVLMLLWYSASSQLAWSSLEALGPYSAGGIVRSIHRYSSDLAVLLILMHALRVFLARKFGGARWLVWVSGFAMLGLIWFIGWTGYWLVWDDRAQLVAKGTMKVMDVLPIFGEPMLPLFNRDRTVPSLLFFVVFFLHMALPLAIAGGLALHLARLSRTKLLPDRRLMIWLVGAVLAASLIVPATNTAQAQMAVKPAAFSLDWWYLWPLQLSTRLSGPGLWLAGGLAAIGLLTVPWWMARRRPRASFQAAVETSRCFSCTLCSLDCPFGAITMVPRKDGRPFPSQAQIDPDRCIGCGICTGSCDTQAIGMAWFDARRVGRELEEFVATQRSKGAPKPLAFVCAQSDGGWELFDREAWARRIPGYEIRQVPCSGWVEPKLIERLITKGATAVLIVGCGSSESFGREGNRWMPARIAGTREPELRPNRADPRRVAHVNFDPLRPERLAAVAAALCKAETPDERQASRAIGWMTGIAVAALGMALLLVASSARFHNPDPAHPEFVVMFRAYGDWIDGTSAVAVPAAEDTRPIHMRGKLPAKRARSPVTLRLEIDGVVQEHNFKPKGVQSDGASAGELRLPLAPGKHHVTVQLLTGGSGEPHNWSGEVDAHERRLSVLDFEPTRGWEFEP, encoded by the coding sequence ATGAGTCACCACCACCATCCCGACATCGACTGCGAAGAACTCGCCGAAACGCTGGTCCCGGGCACCGCACCCGCGGTCGAACCACCGCTTCCGCCCGTGCGCGGCGCGCGCCTGCTTTCAGCCGGCGACGGCGTGCTCACGCGGCTTGACACGCTGATCGAGAGGGCCTGGCCGCGCGCGTTCAATCCGCTCGCCCAGCTCGGGCCGTCGGCAAACGCCATGCTGGTGCTCGCGGTGCTCTCCGGGGTTCTCATGCTCCTGTGGTATTCAGCCAGCTCGCAGCTGGCGTGGAGTTCGCTTGAAGCACTCGGTCCCTACTCGGCGGGTGGAATCGTGCGCAGCATCCACCGCTATTCGTCGGATCTAGCGGTGCTGCTGATTCTCATGCACGCGCTGCGCGTTTTCCTGGCGCGCAAGTTTGGCGGGGCGCGTTGGCTGGTCTGGGTCAGCGGATTCGCCATGCTGGGACTCATCTGGTTCATCGGGTGGACCGGATACTGGCTGGTCTGGGACGACCGCGCCCAGCTCGTGGCAAAGGGAACCATGAAGGTGATGGACGTACTCCCGATCTTTGGCGAGCCCATGCTGCCGCTTTTTAATCGGGACCGCACCGTCCCTTCCCTGCTGTTCTTTGTCGTCTTCTTCCTCCACATGGCCCTGCCGCTGGCAATCGCGGGAGGACTCGCGCTGCACCTCGCGCGGCTCAGCCGGACGAAGCTGCTGCCCGACCGCAGACTCATGATCTGGCTCGTCGGAGCGGTGCTCGCCGCATCGCTCATTGTTCCGGCTACCAACACCGCGCAGGCCCAGATGGCCGTAAAGCCGGCCGCCTTCAGCCTGGACTGGTGGTACCTCTGGCCGCTGCAACTGAGCACGCGCCTGAGCGGTCCCGGACTCTGGCTGGCCGGCGGTCTTGCCGCGATCGGGCTTTTAACCGTGCCCTGGTGGATGGCGCGGCGCAGGCCCCGGGCATCATTCCAGGCGGCCGTGGAGACTTCGCGCTGCTTCTCCTGCACGCTCTGCTCGCTCGATTGTCCGTTCGGCGCGATCACGATGGTGCCGCGCAAGGACGGAAGGCCGTTCCCGTCGCAGGCCCAGATCGATCCCGACCGCTGCATCGGCTGCGGCATTTGCACGGGCTCCTGCGACACGCAGGCCATCGGCATGGCGTGGTTCGACGCGCGCCGCGTGGGACGCGAACTCGAGGAGTTCGTCGCGACCCAGCGCTCGAAGGGCGCGCCCAAGCCGCTCGCGTTCGTCTGCGCCCAGAGCGACGGCGGCTGGGAGCTGTTTGACCGCGAAGCCTGGGCCCGCCGGATTCCTGGCTACGAAATCCGGCAGGTGCCTTGTTCCGGCTGGGTCGAGCCCAAGCTGATCGAGCGGCTCATCACCAAGGGCGCCACAGCCGTGCTGATCGTGGGCTGCGGCTCGAGCGAGTCCTTCGGCCGTGAAGGCAATCGCTGGATGCCCGCCCGCATCGCGGGCACGCGCGAGCCTGAACTGCGACCCAATCGCGCCGATCCGCGGCGTGTCGCCCATGTGAACTTCGATCCCCTGCGTCCCGAGCGCCTGGCCGCCGTCGCCGCCGCCCTGTGCAAGGCGGAGACTCCAGACGAGCGCCAGGCATCACGCGCCATCGGATGGATGACGGGAATCGCTGTCGCCGCGCTGGGCATGGCCCTGCTGCTGGTCGCCTCCAGTGCGCGCTTCCACAATCCCGATCCCGCCCATCCGGAATTCGTCGTCATGTTCCGCGCCTACGGCGACTGGATCGACGGCACCTCCGCGGTCGCAGTCCCCGCAGCCGAGGACACGCGTCCGATCCACATGAGGGGAAAGCTTCCGGCGAAACGCGCGCGCTCACCGGTGACGCTGCGGCTCGAGATCGACGGTGTCGTTCAGGAGCACAACTTCAAACCCAAGGGAGTCCAGTCGGATGGCGCTTCCGCGGGTGAGCTGCGCCTCCCTCTTGCGCCCGGCAAACATCACGTCACCGTTCAGCTCCTGACCGGCGGTTCAGGAGAACCGCACAACTGGAGTGGAGAGGTTGACGCGCATGAACGCCGCCTGAGTGTGCTCGATTTCGAGCCAACGCGCGGCTGGGAATTTGAACCATGA
- a CDS encoding SCO family protein — protein sequence MLATDQASDVAPVPAGGAVSAARRFFTGPGLLVFLSSALVAYEAFLLITVFGPTGDGAIGSFVRDFQLWCYRGDPRTGGVSWAAVGVMLFEPLFVVLVALMLWRDARRALRRPQTWWRHRGAALAGFGAVAASVAGLVFYATIDTSAAQTLPPFPGDRIRVQLPVPDAPLTDQKGAPFRFSDLRGQVVLVTGVYAACTTACPEIFKELRAILAELPASERAGLRVVALSLNPEYETAEIMDAMATAQTLAYPEFRYVNGETPAAMRDVLTRLQFAATRDPETGIIDHANLFQLIDRGGHVAFRFTLDPRHRAWLREGLLHLLREPRTADASLP from the coding sequence ATGTTAGCGACCGACCAGGCATCGGACGTAGCTCCGGTGCCGGCGGGCGGCGCTGTATCCGCCGCCCGCCGGTTCTTCACCGGACCCGGCCTGCTGGTTTTTCTAAGCAGCGCCCTGGTCGCCTATGAGGCGTTCCTCCTGATCACGGTGTTCGGTCCCACAGGGGATGGCGCCATCGGGAGTTTCGTGCGTGACTTTCAGCTCTGGTGCTACCGGGGCGATCCCCGGACCGGCGGAGTCTCGTGGGCCGCCGTCGGCGTCATGCTGTTCGAGCCGCTCTTCGTCGTGCTCGTCGCCCTCATGCTCTGGCGCGACGCACGCCGCGCGCTCCGCAGGCCGCAGACCTGGTGGCGGCACCGGGGAGCGGCTCTGGCCGGATTCGGCGCCGTGGCCGCCTCGGTCGCCGGACTTGTTTTCTACGCCACCATCGACACTTCAGCGGCACAAACCCTGCCACCGTTCCCGGGCGACCGCATCCGCGTACAGCTTCCCGTGCCGGACGCGCCGCTGACCGACCAGAAGGGCGCGCCCTTCCGCTTCTCCGATCTCCGCGGCCAGGTCGTGCTCGTGACCGGCGTCTACGCCGCCTGCACCACCGCATGCCCCGAGATCTTCAAGGAGCTTCGCGCCATCCTTGCGGAACTGCCCGCGAGCGAACGCGCCGGCCTGCGCGTGGTGGCGCTGTCGCTCAACCCGGAATATGAAACCGCGGAGATCATGGACGCCATGGCCACCGCGCAGACCCTAGCGTATCCGGAATTCCGATACGTCAACGGCGAAACTCCCGCGGCGATGCGCGACGTGCTGACACGTCTGCAGTTTGCCGCCACGCGCGATCCCGAAACCGGGATCATCGACCACGCCAATCTTTTCCAACTGATCGACCGCGGCGGGCACGTCGCCTTCCGGTTCACGCTGGACCCGCGCCACCGCGCCTGGCTGAGGGAGGGCCTGCTCCACCTCCTCAGGGAACCCCGCACCGCCGACGCTTCGCTTCCATGA
- a CDS encoding cbb3-type cytochrome c oxidase subunit I, with amino-acid sequence MTTASATIPIGPHSLASPDAPKRVCSTTGLGVCLTAQRFIKLNAVAGIVFLLFGGIAALLLALTRWQTVHLLPADWFYRIITFHGINMLILWILFFEVAILYFACTSPLNAKLYSRKVAWVGFILMLAGAIMVDWIILVGKADVMMTSYLPLLAHPAFYLGIILVAVGTLVGVYNFFATLYVAKRDHAYEGSMPIVTFGALAAAIIAVVTLLHGAMAMIPTFTYSMGWTAQPDPIWYRMIWWGLGHQSQQVNVCAMVTVWYLLSNVIVGARPVNETVCRSAFALYILFINLASAHHLLVDPGVGSTWKIWNTSYAMYLAVLASMIHGFTVPGGVEIAMRERGYNRGLFGWVVALPWRNPALSGTVLSVIIFGFLGGITGVTLGTQQINIIAHNTLRIPGHFHVTVVGGTTLAFMALAYYVIPLIFQRDFIWRGLARIQPWLFGIGITLLAFGMSFAGSLGASRRSWDVDAQGVYGPAVHLWLGVLGIGGVLAFIGLLAFVLLCVGTVLWGEKNNGRPMADWGTPPIQAGAQLGSLASNHTATRGTIVLTLVFLACFVVYYFANWKALADVWPVR; translated from the coding sequence ATGACCACAGCTTCAGCCACCATTCCCATCGGCCCGCATTCGCTCGCCTCACCCGACGCACCCAAGCGCGTGTGCAGCACGACCGGACTCGGCGTCTGCCTCACCGCGCAGCGTTTCATCAAGCTCAACGCCGTCGCCGGCATCGTCTTCCTGCTGTTCGGCGGCATCGCCGCGCTGCTCCTCGCCCTCACCCGCTGGCAGACCGTGCACCTGCTGCCGGCAGACTGGTTCTACCGTATCATCACCTTCCACGGCATCAACATGCTGATCCTGTGGATCCTGTTCTTCGAAGTCGCGATCCTCTACTTCGCCTGCACCTCGCCGCTCAACGCCAAGCTCTATTCGCGCAAGGTCGCATGGGTCGGGTTCATCCTGATGCTGGCGGGCGCGATCATGGTGGACTGGATCATCCTCGTCGGAAAGGCCGACGTCATGATGACCTCCTACCTGCCGCTGCTCGCCCACCCGGCGTTCTACCTCGGCATCATCCTCGTCGCTGTCGGCACGCTCGTCGGAGTCTACAACTTCTTCGCGACACTCTATGTCGCCAAGCGCGACCACGCCTACGAGGGATCCATGCCGATTGTGACATTTGGAGCGCTCGCCGCCGCGATCATCGCGGTCGTCACTCTCCTGCACGGCGCCATGGCGATGATCCCGACCTTCACCTACTCGATGGGCTGGACCGCACAACCAGATCCCATCTGGTACCGCATGATCTGGTGGGGCCTCGGCCACCAGTCGCAGCAGGTCAATGTCTGCGCGATGGTCACGGTCTGGTACCTGCTCTCCAATGTGATCGTCGGCGCGCGTCCGGTGAACGAAACCGTCTGCCGCTCGGCGTTCGCACTGTACATTCTCTTCATCAACCTCGCCTCCGCCCACCACCTGCTCGTTGATCCGGGCGTCGGCTCCACATGGAAGATCTGGAACACGTCCTACGCCATGTACCTGGCCGTGCTCGCCTCCATGATCCACGGCTTCACCGTCCCCGGCGGCGTGGAGATCGCCATGCGTGAACGCGGCTACAACCGCGGCCTCTTCGGCTGGGTCGTCGCCCTGCCCTGGCGCAATCCCGCGCTTTCCGGCACCGTGCTCTCCGTCATCATCTTCGGCTTCCTCGGTGGCATCACCGGCGTCACCCTCGGCACGCAGCAGATCAACATCATCGCCCACAACACGCTGCGCATCCCGGGTCACTTCCATGTGACTGTCGTCGGCGGCACCACCCTCGCCTTCATGGCGCTCGCCTACTACGTGATCCCGCTGATCTTTCAGCGCGACTTCATCTGGCGCGGCCTGGCCCGCATCCAGCCGTGGCTCTTCGGCATCGGCATCACGCTTCTGGCCTTCGGCATGTCCTTCGCCGGATCGCTCGGCGCCTCGCGCCGCAGCTGGGATGTCGACGCGCAGGGCGTCTACGGCCCGGCCGTTCACCTCTGGCTCGGCGTTCTCGGCATCGGCGGCGTGCTGGCCTTCATCGGCCTGCTTGCCTTCGTTCTCCTCTGCGTTGGCACGGTGCTCTGGGGAGAGAAGAACAATGGCCGGCCCATGGCCGACTGGGGCACGCCGCCAATCCAGGCCGGTGCGCAGCTTGGCTCTCTGGCCAGCAACCACACCGCGACGCGCGGCACCATCGTGCTGACCCTGGTTTTCCTCGCCTGCTTCGTGGTCTACTATTTCGCCAATTGGAAGGCGCTCGCCGACGTATGGCCCGTGAGGTGA
- a CDS encoding cytochrome C oxidase subunit II: protein MSLRPLTGPWFHAPAGHEKLWIGLALVWCFVMSLMMPYWHFRGKQNSSGEAYTVKPDDFHKRTEKFVETNRVGTFKNPIANALAAELPIVEPAPGGDAYLMGRMWQWYPALRLRLGETYRIHLSALDLQHGFSLQPLNMNFQAVPGYDHVLTLTPTSKGEYTIVCNEFCGIGHHAMTGKIFVE, encoded by the coding sequence ATGAGTCTGCGCCCACTCACAGGTCCATGGTTCCACGCGCCCGCGGGACATGAGAAACTCTGGATCGGCCTCGCACTCGTCTGGTGTTTCGTGATGTCGCTGATGATGCCCTACTGGCACTTCCGCGGCAAACAGAACAGCAGCGGCGAAGCCTATACCGTCAAACCGGATGACTTCCACAAACGCACCGAGAAATTCGTTGAAACGAACCGCGTCGGCACGTTCAAGAATCCCATCGCCAACGCACTCGCCGCGGAACTTCCCATCGTCGAACCCGCCCCCGGCGGCGACGCCTATCTCATGGGTCGCATGTGGCAGTGGTATCCCGCCCTGCGCCTTCGTCTCGGCGAGACCTACCGCATCCACCTCTCCGCGCTCGACCTGCAGCACGGCTTCTCGCTCCAGCCGCTCAACATGAACTTCCAGGCCGTCCCCGGCTACGACCACGTGCTCACGCTCACGCCCACCTCAAAGGGCGAATACACCATCGTCTGCAATGAATTCTGCGGCATCGGCCACCACGCGATGACCGGAAAGATCTTCGTCGAATAA
- the cyoE gene encoding protoheme IX farnesyltransferase, with amino-acid sequence MSFPAATPLAADAGIGDRTSIPGALLALTKPRIAFMSVVTAMVAYGTARPDSPATLATFAGTALSAGGVLSLNQWWERDLDARMRRTLGRPLPQLRLKPMMALGWSVCLCLLGVFLLALTVNIQAAVLAALTIVTYGLIYTPLKQRTPWATEIGAVSGALPALLGNAAAGNLWAAPGVTLATMLLFWQMPHFFAIGWRYRDDYRAAGFRLRPAIDASGRSTASWSFAHAVMLLPVSVVPWRLGWLGAIYGVTTLVAGLLFVACAWRFVVASDRDQAARRLFTASLVYLLVFLAALLLDQIRV; translated from the coding sequence ATGAGCTTCCCCGCCGCCACTCCGCTTGCCGCCGATGCCGGTATCGGTGACAGGACCTCGATCCCCGGGGCGCTGCTTGCGCTGACAAAGCCACGGATAGCCTTCATGTCAGTCGTCACGGCAATGGTTGCCTATGGTACGGCGCGGCCCGATTCACCGGCGACCCTGGCGACGTTTGCGGGCACGGCGTTGTCGGCTGGAGGAGTGCTGTCGCTGAACCAATGGTGGGAGCGGGATCTCGATGCGAGGATGCGCCGCACGCTGGGTCGTCCGCTTCCGCAGTTGCGACTCAAACCGATGATGGCGCTCGGCTGGAGTGTGTGTCTCTGCCTTTTGGGTGTTTTCCTGCTGGCTTTGACCGTCAATATTCAGGCGGCGGTGCTGGCTGCGCTGACCATCGTGACGTATGGCCTGATTTACACTCCGCTGAAACAGCGCACGCCTTGGGCGACGGAGATCGGGGCGGTTTCGGGAGCCCTCCCAGCGCTCCTTGGCAATGCCGCGGCGGGAAATCTTTGGGCGGCTCCGGGGGTGACGCTGGCGACCATGCTGCTCTTCTGGCAAATGCCGCACTTCTTCGCCATAGGCTGGCGGTATCGTGATGACTATCGGGCGGCCGGATTCAGGTTGAGGCCGGCGATTGATGCCAGTGGTCGGTCGACAGCGTCATGGTCATTTGCCCACGCCGTGATGCTCCTGCCCGTTTCGGTTGTGCCCTGGAGACTTGGATGGCTAGGAGCCATTTATGGGGTCACCACGCTTGTCGCCGGTTTGCTTTTCGTTGCCTGTGCATGGCGCTTCGTGGTCGCCAGCGATCGCGATCAGGCGGCGCGCAGGCTTTTCACTGCATCGCTCGTTTACCTGCTTGTATTCCTCGCAGCGCTCCTTCTGGACCAAATTCGTGTGTGA
- a CDS encoding universal stress protein, giving the protein MKTILAPIDFSPISKRIVDEAAQLARHLKGRLHLLHIVPPPIVTQSEYVTEKGAEFAALTVDAMAEELKKVARPLEATGLVVETTAVLGFPGEVIIEKARKLKADYLVVGSHGHGAFYDLIIGSTTSRVLKQADCAVVIVPAERKSRRSRNGAK; this is encoded by the coding sequence ATGAAAACCATCCTTGCGCCGATTGATTTCTCGCCGATCAGCAAGCGTATTGTTGATGAAGCCGCCCAGCTTGCGCGCCACCTCAAGGGACGGCTTCATCTCCTCCACATCGTGCCCCCACCGATTGTCACGCAGAGTGAATATGTCACCGAGAAGGGCGCTGAGTTTGCGGCGCTTACCGTTGATGCCATGGCTGAGGAGCTCAAGAAGGTGGCGCGCCCGCTTGAGGCGACGGGACTGGTGGTTGAAACCACAGCCGTGCTCGGATTTCCGGGCGAAGTGATCATCGAGAAGGCCAGGAAACTCAAGGCCGACTACCTCGTGGTGGGATCCCACGGGCACGGCGCGTTCTATGATCTGATTATTGGGAGCACAACAAGCCGGGTTCTCAAACAGGCGGACTGCGCGGTGGTCATCGTACCCGCGGAGAGGAAGAGCCGGAGATCAAGGAACGGAGCAAAGTAG
- a CDS encoding rhodanese-like domain-containing protein, producing the protein MKLFALFSLFASIALADAARINPKDAAQLVADGKAILIDVREPKEWAQTGVAEPARLLSKSDFDGEQKEWKPFLATIGDRQLILYCHSGRRASVVAEALNKLGYKASNAGGLADWKKSGLPTRSVKDAASK; encoded by the coding sequence ATGAAATTATTCGCGCTCTTCTCATTGTTCGCCTCCATCGCCCTTGCGGATGCGGCAAGGATCAATCCCAAGGATGCCGCCCAGCTTGTCGCCGACGGCAAGGCGATCCTCATCGATGTGCGCGAGCCAAAGGAGTGGGCGCAGACCGGAGTCGCCGAACCAGCCCGGCTGCTCTCCAAGTCGGACTTTGACGGCGAGCAAAAGGAGTGGAAACCCTTCCTCGCCACGATCGGGGACAGGCAGCTGATCCTTTACTGTCATTCCGGACGTCGGGCAAGCGTCGTCGCCGAAGCCCTCAACAAGCTCGGCTACAAGGCATCGAACGCAGGCGGACTGGCCGACTGGAAGAAGAGCGGGCTCCCGACCAGATCGGTGAAGGATGCCGCATCAAAATAG